The sequence below is a genomic window from Lytechinus pictus isolate F3 Inbred chromosome 6, Lp3.0, whole genome shotgun sequence.
TGCCAGGCTTGGCCTTGGCCATGGGTATTAAAATCTTAGCTTTGGGCAATAAAGCCTTGGCCTGGGCATTGCGTGGCATTGGAGGTttagccttgactacaacactgatctgggtggtattttattacatacatgtattctggTCAGATATAATTGTGTTATAAACAAATCAAAGCGGGAACTAGTCAAAATGACTAGAATAAGAATAACAGTGCCATACAGCCAGTAGCATAATGAACcaaagcgcccccccccccccctcctttctgTACGCCAGTGCATGCAGCTGACCCATTTATCGAGTCATTTGAAACCAATTTGCCATTcgatttaatgaaaaatataatttattgagaaaaatccattagTATTTACAAACAATTTTGGTCAACAAAATTTTTAACTTTTGTTGCAGTGATGCTGACGCATATTCTTGCCATGTCTTCCCATATATTGggtatcataattacaaaatattgtttcaatacaatgaaataataaCTTACCATCGGTGTTAGTTCCACTTGAAACTTCATTAGCAATGGTGGTTCCATCCTTGGGGGAAATAAATACACGAGACATTCAGCATTATCTCAGCTACTTCGAGGTTTATAGCATCATTGAGCGATAATTTTACTGTAATATCTTTTCGAGGGACCATGGTGATTATAATGgcattttcttttttgcaaaaatatgttttttgtgtttttttttaatcttgcgATCCTGCAGTTGATCCAACTGTTCACTCCTATATTAAGAGACATGCCAGAGATGTTTGACCGATGACCGGGAAACTTCGCACAATTTATATGAGGACAAAATCACAGAAGTGCTTCGCGGAATAATGCCCGCTTATCACAGGTAACAATTTCGCGGATACTCATGCTTTATGATTACCTGTTCCGAATCCGTGCCCCAATTTTGCATTGTTGAGGTCTTTGTGGTGGTTTGAGTAGGTGGACCTGGTGTGGTTGGTTGTGTAGGAACTTGGGTGGTTGGGCTTGTCGTGGTTGGTGTGGTAGGACCTTGGGTGGTTGGGCTTGGTGTGGTTTGTGTTGTAGGATCTTGAGTCGTTGGGCTTGTCGTAGTTGGTGTTATAGGATCTTGGGTGGTTCGGCTTGTCGTAGTTGCTGCTGTTGTTGTAGGATCTTGGCTGGTTTGTCCAGGTGTAGATGGCGTTGTAGCCTCTTGAGTGATTGGATCAGCAGGGGATGTTGTGGTTGTGGGTTCAGGTAGAGGATCGACTACATAAATACAATGATTGTAATCAACCGGGTTTATGTCGGATGAGTCTTTATGCAAATAGTTATAACGTTTCCGTCATTCGACACCATTACCACATATATAGCATAGGgtgtgtattgtattgtattgttatTGTTAATATGCATGAATTAACATACACATGGGGGTCGTTCTTACACCTTTCAAAATATCTGTGATTGAAAAATCAGAATTTATTAACCCCATTGGAATCTAATTTAACACATGTATCACGTGGTATAAAGATGGTGTATCTAGTCACTGCATTTAACTTTTTCCTAGCactgaataataatgatgatgataataataattataatgaacagTTCTGTCTTGTTTAGcgaaaatcacatttatttttatgacGTCTCCATGCGCTTCCAAAGAACTTGGAAATTGCTACACCAGCTTTAGCTTGGTGGTCATGGTGGTTGTAATTacttacagcgcacacgcatttcaaaaAGTTAATTCCTACTAGGTagccatttacctcacctgggtcgagtgcagcacaatatggataaatttcttgctgaatgaaaCTACCCTTTGGTTGGGATTTGAATCCCCGACCCTTTATTTCAaggtccggagactaatcctcTGGTCACaatgaaatatagaatataGATTTTCGGGTGCCTTTTTTCTTCAAGGGCATTATTTCTACAACACATCACCAGTAAggataaaacatgaaaaaaaatgctaacACAACGAGAGATGAACAACccgtgtaataataatagcagggcccgctgggagaacaatTTTCGGAACTGAattggctaccctgggtaaatataccgttattattatgatataatataacatgattatgataatatggtACAATATAAAATAGTTTCTTCTTCTTCGCCgactacgtttctctttctttctccctctttttctcccccccccctttttttttgggggggaggggggggggcacgttcCCCCTCCCCGTAGTGACAAACTGGATTTTTCAACCCACAATTCTTCATGTTTATGTCGACCACAACATGTTTATATTTCAAGAGAAACTCTGAAACTTCAAAACTTGTTtagattttcattaaattttcagAATTGTGCTGAATAATTTTTGCCTTATTTCgttcaaatcatttttatttgtcGGAGTGCGGGACGTGTGGACTTGAActtaaaaagagaagaaatggtATCAGTAATTCCTATCCCCAGCGCTCAATGAATTTTTGCGTTttatattagattgaaaaaaattaatgctaAATGATCCATAAATGaattacaaaatatacaatGTGTATACCGTATACGGTTATCGATCCGTGACGTCATACTATTCAAGCGAGGGTTGAAACAATACAtcacccatcccccccccccttgaacaaTAGATTCACAACACAAATCAACACCCAAGGTACCATCATTAGTTAGCTATAGTAATAACTGTTCATGGAACGAAGTGAAACTGAAATAACTCTTTTTCACATTGGACTTGTATGATATTTTCAGCCCCgcttgtttgataattttttttcctcttttgcTGGAATGTAATCTCAACCTTTAAATAATTAAAccaaaaaatacaaagaatcaCAAGATCACAAAATGACGTTGAATAGAATCGGAATTCTTAATCAAGAATCGTTCATGTTATCCTAagcaattatttttgtttaattaccaTATCAATTAAATGCTACAGAAGatgatcaaaatttgattagCGATTGTGAATCCAGTAAAGCCTTTCGATTGGGGTATTGAATAAGTGCAAtactatgattattatcattttttaagtatGCCTAATACTCTTCAatctttttacttgtcaaatttcatGTCGGGTAAAACATGATACATTTGAAGATGTGAATGTTGAGTAAATAGTCTTTCGATCTATAATAGTCAAATGATTGttcgatttgatttatttttttggtaAGTCACCACAACATGATACTGTAGCAAttcaaaacaacaggcttgcacaggatgacccacgaaaggtCGAAAGCTAATTTTCAGTGGGGCCCTCGACTTGTGTAGAATTACGAAAATAACATGTAAAATTATACTAGATACCCAAAGAAAACCCATCCAAAATATAAAATCCAAATTTACTATTACCAAAAGATAAGATATAGAAATGAAATACGcaagaaaaatctaaaaaagaaaaaaaaaagaagaaggagtagaagaagaagaagaagaagaagaaggaggaggagaagaagaagaaggagaagacgaagaaggagaagaagaagaattacggaagaagaaggaggagcagaggaagaaaaagaacaaggagaagaagaacaacaaaaacaacaacaaaaaaagtaacaaggcgaagaggagaatagaaggaagggagaaaagaaaaggaaagaagaaaggacaTATCGATCAAAGCAACTTTAATcatattatgtaaaataataataataatacctggcagagaaaagaaaaagaacgtGGTCCGACTATTTAGCCTAAATCGACCAGTATACATGATATATAACAAAGAATTCCCATCTTCTCTTTGACTCTCAAGTGAAAGATATTCGtcaatttcctcttaaaatgGAAAACAATTTCCTATTCCCTTTAGGTCGATCGTTGGGAAGATAATTCCAATGTTTTATAACATTGTAATAAAATGAGTTGCCAATACTACCTATCATTTCTGATAATCAGAAGttgaaatggctgtttcttgtataacatatatatgtatatgtatacatgtatatacacacaAATGAAGGCATATTGTTCTCTTTACTTTTTAATAAAACGTATACTAATGTACACGAGGTAAAAACAAACCAAATCAAAATGCCTTTGAAGACTAATTCTTCAAAGTGTCATAGAATATTAGCAGCAGTAGAATGATTAAATGACAATACaacataataaatatattaattttgataatacattgataaattaatgaatgaataaatgaatgaaaagaatcaTGTAGTTTGCTTGAATTGTTATTCTAAGATTTCATGTGAGCTAATAATATAACAGTGAACACTAAACAAATTACTGTGCGTATGCCTATCAGTCACCTTCGCAGAGAGCGAACGCAAGTGAGTTGCAATCAGTATCCTCCAAGCCATTGCTGGTTGGTAAATAGTAAACACAGTCCTCAATGCCACCCCCTCCAACAGAACTCTTGGGATATCCTTGCGCACTAAGCCACAAATCTGTATGAATAAAACAGACATGATTTCTAAGACTTGAATTCATTGGCAAAATATCACATAACACATGACTCTTGGGGTATCCTTGTGAACTGCGCCACAAGtctgtaaaaatagaaaataaattactGAAGCCCGATTAAAATTCTGAAGACGATTCTCAAAACTTTAATTAATTTACTAAGTAAAATCAGAGGTTGTATCACACATCACATCTTGTGTGGAAGGTGTGATCTAACGCATCAAATTATCTGGTGActgaaaaacaaatgaataaaatcttcttttttattgatCATTTCTCAAGCGCAATGTTACGAACGAATTTTAGGATGTAATGTTCaaaggtaacttttttttcaaattcagtgTCTAAATCTATAATACGGCCGTATGTCCTTCACATGTCTACGAAAAATGTGTTgaaatcttgttttttatttctaaagaAAGTGTCCTTCAATATCATTCATCCccttgtgtgtgtttgtttgttatttgaTGTTATTCGTTGGGATAGAGTTTTAATGGTAATGAGCCCCATCCCCTTGCATCCATTGAGTTCTATTGACACCAGATGCAGTTAATTCTTCCATGGTccctgtacatacatgtatttcagtaaTATTCGTTGAGTAAACTTACCACTGTTTAGGGATAGCTGCGTACCGTCTTCACATTCAAATAAGCCCTCTACTTCGGCATCCGTACAGCCAACCCAGAAGTTAAATGGTGATCCAAGTGCAGCTCCCATAATATTAGTTGCATAAATATTACCTATATTACTCGTCTCACTCTGGCTGTTGAAAACTACAAGTTTAGCACCCATGCCCGCACAAATTACTTTAGCCTCTTCATATGAAGGAACGTTAGACCAGTTAAGGTCTTGGAACTTGTAGCATCCGGAACCTTCATTGTACCAGCCATCGGGACATGCGCTATCTACAATAAAGGGATGACAGAGGCATAATATAATAAATTTCCCTGAGTAGAGTTCTTATACAAACCTTAAAGATCAacattttgtatgattttttcaaattgccCCCGCTTATAGCAGCATCGAGGGGAAATAATATGAGGGGTACTATTCTTCAATGATATTTGGAAACTATAAAGCAATCACAGATGTTGTAAACCATCCGATTCATCAATAGGTAACAAAATATACCCTGTTCAAATATTTCCATATTTACTctttccttaaaggacaagtccaccccagcaaaaagttgatttgaataataagagaaaaatccaacaagcataacaccgaaaatgtcatcaaaatcggatgtaaaataaaaaagttattacatttttaagtttcgcttaatttcacaaaacagttatatgcacatcctggtcgatatgcaaatgaagggactgatgacatcactcactcactatttcttttgtattttattatatgatatatgaattattctaattttctcctcattgtcctgtgcgacaaagtttaattcctccctgaacatgt
It includes:
- the LOC135154329 gene encoding mucin-2-like, with translation MGAKLVVFNSQSETSNIGNIYATNIMGAALGSPFNFWVGCTDAEVEGLFECEDGTQLSLNSDLWLSAQGYPKSSVGGGGIEDCVYYLPTSNGLEDTDCNSLAFALCEVDPLPEPTTTTSPADPITQEATTPSTPGQTSQDPTTTAATTTSRTTQDPITPTTTSPTTQDPTTQTTPSPTTQGPTTPTTTSPTTQVPTQPTTPGPPTQTTTKTSTMQNWGTDSEQDGTTIANEVSSGTNTDATPRATPLRKISKSNVFLPSKDNNGRDLIGYCLVGHVMETVRMVSQLRCAMMCVDIVGCRSFNFIQSGVCELNYEQKEGAHARFFSRSDGCTYFGRA